A genomic stretch from Hymenobacter psoromatis includes:
- a CDS encoding iron ABC transporter permease, producing the protein MPATHPGRWLLAGTLLTLLLLVLGLRVGSYVTSYAFILRTLRHYDPTDPAQLVLVELRLPRLLLAWLAGASLALSGYLLQTLVTNPLADPYLLGTASGASLGAIITYLFFPALTLGGLYLPPLAALAGGLLATVLVVAIGSRRGRVLPASLLLGGVGVGALAAAAGSLITFLKADQGNLQTVVFWAFGSFERASWVVLSYPAAVLVASLGLLVFLQKDLNLLLLGEERAQALGLPVARLRWLLLGLVAALTGGVVALCGPIGFVGLVVPHLTRGLLGTAGRANLAFCAVLGGGFLLACDLLARLLYPPAGLPVGLVTALLGVPFFVSLLRKKSF; encoded by the coding sequence ATGCCCGCTACGCACCCCGGCCGCTGGCTGCTCGCGGGCACGCTGCTCACGCTGCTGCTGCTGGTTTTGGGGCTGCGCGTGGGCTCGTACGTCACCAGCTACGCGTTTATTCTGCGCACGCTGCGGCACTACGACCCCACCGACCCGGCCCAGCTGGTGCTGGTGGAGCTGCGGCTGCCGCGCCTGCTGCTGGCGTGGCTGGCGGGCGCGAGCCTGGCGCTGAGCGGCTACCTGCTGCAGACGCTGGTGACGAACCCGCTGGCCGACCCGTATTTGTTGGGCACGGCGTCGGGGGCGTCGCTGGGGGCGATTATTACCTACCTGTTTTTTCCGGCGCTCACGCTGGGTGGGCTGTATTTGCCGCCGCTGGCGGCCCTGGCGGGCGGGCTGCTGGCCACGGTGCTGGTGGTGGCCATTGGCTCGCGGCGGGGGCGGGTGCTGCCGGCGTCGCTGCTGCTGGGGGGGGTAGGGGTGGGCGCGTTGGCGGCGGCGGCGGGCTCGCTCATTACATTTTTGAAGGCCGACCAGGGCAATTTGCAGACGGTGGTTTTCTGGGCGTTCGGGTCGTTTGAGCGGGCCAGCTGGGTGGTGCTGAGCTACCCGGCCGCCGTGCTGGTGGCCAGCCTGGGGCTGCTGGTTTTTCTCCAAAAAGACCTGAACCTGCTGCTGCTGGGCGAGGAGCGGGCGCAGGCGCTGGGCCTGCCGGTGGCGCGGCTGCGGTGGCTGCTGCTGGGGCTGGTGGCGGCCCTCACGGGGGGGGTAGTGGCGTTGTGCGGGCCAATTGGTTTCGTGGGGCTGGTGGTGCCGCACCTCACGCGGGGACTGCTGGGCACGGCCGGCCGGGCTAATCTGGCGTTTTGCGCGGTGCTGGGTGGCGGCTTTCTGCTGGCCTGCGACCTGCTGGCGCGGCTGCTCTACCCCCCCGCTGGCCTGCCGGTGGGCCTGGTCACGGCCCTGCTGGGGGTGCCGTTTTTTGTATCTTTGCTGCGGAAAAAGAGTTTCTAG
- a CDS encoding 6-pyruvoyl tetrahydrobiopterin synthase: MLYVSRREHFNAAHKLYNPAWSPERNAEVFGPCANENWHGHNYEMIVTVKGQPDPDTGFVVDLKALSDLLRTHITDQVDHKNLNLDVPFLAGQLASTENLAVAFWQIIERELPAISSARLHCVKLYETPRNAVEYFG, encoded by the coding sequence ATGCTATACGTCAGCCGCCGCGAGCACTTCAATGCCGCCCACAAGCTCTACAACCCCGCCTGGAGCCCGGAGCGCAACGCGGAAGTATTCGGCCCCTGCGCCAACGAAAACTGGCACGGCCACAACTATGAGATGATAGTGACCGTGAAGGGCCAGCCCGACCCCGACACCGGTTTCGTGGTGGACCTCAAGGCTTTAAGCGACCTGCTGCGCACGCACATCACCGACCAGGTAGACCACAAAAACCTTAATCTCGACGTGCCGTTTTTGGCCGGCCAGCTGGCCAGCACCGAAAACCTGGCCGTGGCCTTCTGGCAGATTATCGAGCGCGAGTTACCCGCCATCAGCTCGGCCCGGCTGCACTGCGTCAAACTATATGAAACGCCCCGCAACGCAGTGGAATACTTCGGCTAA
- a CDS encoding ADP-L-glycero-D-mannoheptose-6-epimerase, with product MIVVTGAAGFIASCLVSRLNAANFNDLVVVDNFAIEKKLPNILGKKLREYVDREEFFDWLAAHHEQVEFVFHLGARTDTAEQDPAVFDVLNLHYSQQMWLACVRYNLPLVYASSGATYGDGRLGYSDQDDALPLHLRPLNPYGDSKNDFDKWALAQEEKPYFWAGLKFFNVYGPNEYHKGRMASVILHAFRQIRENGSMQLFRSHNPEYVDGGQMRDFIYVKDVVEVCYFLLHHRTHSGLYNLGTGQARTFQDLALNTFAAMGQPADIRFRDTPEDIRDTYQYFTEADMRKLRSIGYDLPFASLEEGIRDYVQGYLVPNTYY from the coding sequence ATGATAGTCGTCACCGGCGCCGCCGGCTTCATCGCCAGCTGCCTTGTCTCCCGCCTCAACGCCGCCAATTTCAACGATTTGGTGGTGGTTGACAACTTCGCCATCGAGAAAAAGCTACCCAATATATTGGGCAAAAAGTTGCGCGAGTACGTGGACCGCGAGGAGTTTTTCGACTGGCTCGCTGCCCACCACGAGCAGGTGGAGTTCGTTTTCCACCTCGGTGCCCGCACCGACACGGCCGAGCAGGACCCCGCCGTTTTCGACGTGCTCAACCTCCACTACAGCCAGCAGATGTGGCTGGCCTGCGTGCGCTACAACCTGCCGCTCGTGTACGCCAGCAGCGGTGCCACCTACGGCGACGGTCGCCTCGGCTACTCCGACCAGGACGACGCCCTACCCCTCCACCTGCGCCCGCTCAACCCCTACGGCGACTCGAAAAACGACTTCGACAAGTGGGCCCTGGCGCAGGAAGAAAAGCCCTATTTCTGGGCTGGCCTCAAGTTTTTCAACGTTTACGGCCCCAACGAATACCACAAGGGTCGCATGGCCTCGGTCATCCTGCACGCCTTCCGCCAGATTCGCGAAAACGGCAGCATGCAGCTCTTCCGCTCGCACAACCCCGAATACGTGGATGGTGGCCAGATGCGCGACTTCATTTATGTGAAAGACGTGGTGGAAGTGTGTTACTTCCTGCTGCACCACCGCACACACTCAGGCCTCTACAACCTCGGCACCGGCCAGGCCCGCACCTTCCAGGACCTCGCCCTCAACACCTTCGCCGCAATGGGCCAGCCCGCCGACATCCGCTTCCGCGACACCCCCGAGGACATCCGCGACACCTACCAGTACTTCACCGAAGCCGACATGCGCAAGCTGCGCAGCATTGGTTACGACCTGCCATTCGCGTCGCTGGAAGAAGGCATCCGCGATTACGTGCAGGGATACTTGGTGCCAAACACGTATTATTAA